A single genomic interval of Carettochelys insculpta isolate YL-2023 chromosome 16, ASM3395843v1, whole genome shotgun sequence harbors:
- the PGAP6 gene encoding LOW QUALITY PROTEIN: post-GPI attachment to proteins factor 6 (The sequence of the model RefSeq protein was modified relative to this genomic sequence to represent the inferred CDS: inserted 1 base in 1 codon) — translation MGRPAGPALGPLLALLLLLLPPPLLLSLPAARGSRPDHLYISEYFSQSAQKLSFYSWYGSAKLFRFQVPEDTVLLRWLLQVSKGKGPECTDMEITIHFRYGAPPVTNPLGTRFPLNATVRPSYNLTMTLSSTLQNSTFVNITTPAAGDWFIAAHLPEAGGKIEVKGFSTPCAYVFQPDMFVLRIIDIPVLEPDTPLQLTIASPARPLHVKIFIPEYTATMQLTLQSCAVNGTKTCAVRLVLGSITLPQSFQKTIRCVGGANCSLVLASXPWEKWLQIMAESLGTANTSISFEMIASFTACKPGSTNSFLNFYNSLNQSQSTPAPGGSTNASTFGALGNTTLLTAGAVNNASNPGTFCLQNQPVVREDLDVASVRFRVINGPSVPVHSEFPTLLFFNLNTGVDSGGTLVVNLLLNETSQSTDNASVFACVSAASPVLSLNTSQKCSTAFFQGYPLNITASSTEATLIIPYPETDNWFLSLQLICPRGRGDCNKAKAKVTVSTYLTPCFDDCGTYGQCSLLRRHGYLYAACNCKAGWGGWSCTDDTKAQSVGSQNLATLLLTLSNLMFLPAIAVALHRYYLVEASVYTYTMFFSTFYHACDQPGVAVMCIMDYDTLQYCDFLGSVVAIWVTILCMARVKKILKYVLFMLGTLLIAMSLQLDRRGVWNMMGPCLFALIVMIIAWVYQGVKRHHCYPPTWKRWVFYLIPGITLAFVALSVYAFMETNDNYYYTHSIWHILVASSVAFLLPPCDKHKKPWAWSQQLTCSYQICKNDREELYAVT, via the exons accacctGTACATCTCGGAGTACTTCTCACAGAGTGCCCAGAAGTTGTCCTTCTACAGCTGGTATGGGAGCGCCAAACTCTTCCGCTTCCAGGTGCCAGAGGATACGGTTCTGCTGCGCTGGCTTTTGCAGGTGTCCAAGGGAAAAGGACCTGAGTGCACCGACATGGAGATCACCAT CCACTTCCGTTACGGAGCCCCTCCCGTCACTAACCCACTGGGCACTCGGTTTCCCTTGAACGCGACTGTCCGCCCATCCTACAACCTAACCATGACTCTGAGCAGCACACTGCAGAACAGCACCTTTGTGAACATCACCACTCCAGCTGCTGGAGACTGGTTCATTGCCGCTCACCTGCCAGAGGCCGGAGGCAAGATTGAAGTGAAG GGTTTCTCCACTCCATGCGCCTATGTATTCCAGCCAGACATGTTTGTGCTGAGAATCATCGACATCCCTGTCCTGGAGCCAGACACACCCTTGCAACTAACCATTGCCTCACCTGCTAGGCCGCTGCATGTCAA GATCTTCATCCCGGAGTACACGGCCACAATGCAGCTCACGCTGCAGAGCTGTGCGGTGAACGGCACGAAGACGTGCGCCGTGCGGCTTGTGCTGGGCTCCATCACGCTGCCGCAGTCCTTCCAGAAAACCATCAGATGTGTGGGGGGAGCCAACTGCAGCCTGGTCCTGGCTT CCCCCTGGGAGAAGTGGCTGCAGATCATGGCCGAGAGTCTGGGCACCGCCAACACCAGCATTTCCTTTGAGATGATTGCCTCCTTCACAG CGTGCAAGCCAGGGAGCACCAATTCCTTCCTTAACTTCTACAACAGCCTGAATCAGAGCCAGAGTACTCCAGCCCCAGGAGGGAGCACCAATGCTAGCACCTTTGGAGCATTGGGGAACACCACTCTACTCACAGCAGGGGCTGTGAACAACGCGTCCAACCCAGGGACCTTCTGCCTCCAAAATCAGCCCGTTGTCCGTGAGGACTTGGACGTTGCCTCCGTGAGGTTCAGGGTGATAAATGGGCCCAGCGTTCCTGTCCACTCTGAATTCCCCACACTTCTCTTCTTCAACTTGAATACTGGTGTGGACAGTGGAGGCACCCTGGTGGTGAACCTGCTGCTGAATGAG ACTTCCCAGAGCACAGACAATGCTAGCGTGTTCGCGTGCGTGAGCGCAGCCTCTCCAGTGCTGAGCCTCAATACCTCGCAGAAATGCAGCACAG CTTTTTTCCAGGGCTACCCTCTGAACATAACTGCGTCCTCCACTGAAGCAACATTGATTATTCCCTACCCAGAGACGGACAACTGGTTCCTTTCCCTGCAGCTCATCTGCCCACGGGGCCGCGG GGACTGTAACAAAGCGAAAGCCAAAGTGACCGTCTCCACATACCTCACCCCCTGCTTCGATGACTGTGGGACGTACGGGCAGTGCAGTCTTCTGAGAAGACATGGCTACCTCTACGCCGCCTGCAACTGCAAAGCTG GTTGGGGTGGATGGAGCTGCACTGATGACACTAAAGCCCAGTCCGTCGGCTCACAGAATCTGGCCACTCTTCTGCTCACGCTCAGTAACCTCATGTTCCTGCCAGCCATTGCAGTCGCTCTGCATCGCTACTACCTGGTAGAGGCCTCTGTTTACACCTACACCATGTTCTTCTCCACG TTCTACCATGCGTGCGACCAGCCGGGCGTTGCTGTGATGTGCATCATGGATTACGACACTCTGCAGTACTGCGACTTCCTGGGCTCCGTAGTCGCCATTTGGGTGACGATCCTGTGTATGGCTCGAgtgaagaaaattttaaaatat GTTCTGTTTATGCTGGGGACCCTGTTGATTGCCATGTCCCTGCAGCTGGACCGCAGAGGCGTTTGGAACATGATGGGCCCCTGCCTTTTTGCTCTTATCGTCATGATCATCGCATGG GTATACCAGGGGGTGAAGCGCCACCATTGCTACCCCCCCACATGGAAGCGCTGGGTTTTCTACCTCATTCCAGGGATCACCTTGGCTTTCGTGGCCCTCTCGGTGTATGCGTTCATGGAAACCAATGACAACTACTACTACACACACAGCATCTGGCACATCCTGGTGGCCAGCAGTGTGGCTTTCCTACTCCCGCCTTGTGACAAGCATAAGAAACCCTGGGCCTGGTCGCAGCAGCTCACCTGTAGCTATCAGATATGCAAAAATGACCGCGAGGAGCTCTATGCGGTGACTTGA